GTAATGGCCAAGTTGCCAAGCGGATCTCCCTTGAGCACATCGGTGCCCGCATTATAGACGACGACATCGGGACGGAACTCGGCTAAGGACTGCATTAGACAGCGGCGCAGCTGCCTCAGATAGTAGGCGTCCTCTGTGTGGTTGCGCAGCTCCACCGCACAGCGAATGCTCTCCTTGGCCACGTGATCCCGCGGATAGACGAACGCATTGTACATGTCCAGAATGTAGACGGCGGCCACGTTGCTGAAGTCACGCTCGTGGCCATTGCCCTGATGGGCGTCCAGGTCTACGATCATGATGCGGCGCACCCGGAAGGGCTCCTGTTCGAACAGCCGGACAATGAGGAGCGATATATCTGCATACGGACAGAATCCACCGCCTCTGGTCGAGCAGCAGTGATGGAATCCGCCGCCAAGGTTGATGGCCCATCCGTAGTCCAGGGCCAGCTTGCCGGCGAGAATGGAGCCGGCCGCCTGGAAGCGCATCGGACGGAGATAGGCCCGCTGGATGTAGCGATTCGGAACGAAAGCCATGATCGGAACCTCGGCAATGCAGG
Above is a genomic segment from Drosophila kikkawai strain 14028-0561.14 chromosome 3R, DkikHiC1v2, whole genome shotgun sequence containing:
- the HDAC11 gene encoding histone deacetylase 11; this encodes MKRLTERVHHEKTADSEEVVWVKRDDARSDSKLPIVYSREYAVRFAGLERLHPFDAAKGKHIQQFLCAELQLDDGSFYEPKELSKDQLRRIHTRGYLKSLKWSMNVACIAEVPIMAFVPNRYIQRAYLRPMRFQAAGSILAGKLALDYGWAINLGGGFHHCCSTRGGGFCPYADISLLIVRLFEQEPFRVRRIMIVDLDAHQGNGHERDFSNVAAVYILDMYNAFVYPRDHVAKESIRCAVELRNHTEDAYYLRQLRRCLMQSLAEFRPDVVVYNAGTDVLKGDPLGNLAITAEGVMERDRLVFSTFRALRIPVVMLLSGGYLKQSAGVIADSIVNLRQQGLLV